One Diadema setosum chromosome 8, eeDiaSeto1, whole genome shotgun sequence genomic window carries:
- the LOC140232148 gene encoding hexosaminidase D-like, translating into MDAEIDIYGTPSQVQPPLPDSYQRLVHVDLKGAPPKIDYLLKILPLFKEWGATGLLVEYEDTFPFSRDLQIISKREECYSLGDIASLQQAAKGLSLEYIPLIQTFGHLEFVLKHAQFHSLREDPEDARSVCPSNPDSLKLVQSMLDQVLEYHPEVKYFHIGADEVWMKRRCQKCIERIQETFHGKPSGLFLSHVKAVLGYLQERCPNIRPIMWDDMLRGADCGVVKDSNLGDMVDVMVWNYLDTMASFNMTTPQKVWQLYGSVFKNVWIASAFKGAFGPTLFLTPELEHIRNQELWVNELQRAVPKQLDFKGIVFTGWQRYTHQTVLCELLPVGLPSLAFCLETFIQGYFKEEIHQAVSQKLGFPELLDLEIQTSMPISEMPVDVPMGTFPGSAMYMCARQLAMLQSSKEGQQFFKLPNQSAFLTEAEEASVSAEKACLMLPALTDSEMGPVLSLLARATRLKTRAQEALSEVYHPPTINEWLELCIMPLIKHLERRLAETKEQNQ; encoded by the exons ATCCTGCCTCTCTTCAAGGAGTGGGGAGCTACTGGGCTCCTGGTGGAGTATGAAGACACATTCCCTTTCAGCAGGGATCTTCAGATCATCTCCAAACGAGAGGAATGCTATAG TCTAGGAGATATTGCATCTCTCCAACAAGCAGCCAAGGGGCTTAGTCTGGAGTACATTCCTCTCATACAGACTTTTGGCCACTTAGAG TTTGTGTTGAAGCATGCTCAGTTCCATTCATTACGGGAGGATCCAGAGGATGCAAGAAGTGTCTGCCCGTCCAATCCAG ACTCACTCAAACTGGTGCAGTCTATGCTGGATCAGGTCCTGGAGTACCACCCAGAAGTTAAATACTTCCACATCGGAGCAGACGAG GTGTGGATGAAGCGAAGATGCCAGAAATGCATCGAGCGGATACAGGAGACGTTCCATGGCAAGCCCTCTGGCCTGTTCCTCAGCCACGTGAAGGCAGTCCTGGGTTACCTCCAGGAGCGATGCCCCAACATCAGGCCCATTATGTGGGATGACATGCTGAGGGGGGCAGACTGTGgtgtggtcaaag ACTCGAATCTTGGTGACATGGTGGATGTGATGGTATGGAACTAcctggataccatggccagctTTAACATGACCACACCCCAGAAAGTCTGGCAGCTCTACGGCAGTGTCTTCAAGAATGTCTGGATTGCTTCAGCTTTCAAAG GTGCCTTTGGCCCCACCCTCTTCCTGACACCGGAGCTGGAGCACATCCGCAACCAGGAACTGTGGGTCAACGAACTCCAGAGGGCAGTCCCCAAGCAACTTGACTTCAAAGGCATCGTTTTCACTGGATGGCAGAG GTACACACACCAGACTGTGCTCTGTGAGCTCTTACCCGTCGGACTGCCCTCGCTGGCTTTCTGTCTTGAGACGTTTATTCAAG GTTACTTCAAGGAGGAGATCCACCAAGCTGTGTCTCAGAAGCTTGGCTTTCCAGAACTCCTTGACCTGGAGATTCAGACCAGCATGCCCATCTCAGA AATGCCAGTGGACGTTCCCATGGGAACCTTCCCCGGCAGCGCGATGTACATGTGTGCCCGTCAGCTGGCCATGCTACAGTCCTCTAAGGAGGGCCAACAATTCTTCAAGTTGCCAAACCAAAG TGCCTTTCTGACGGAGGCAGAGGAGGCATCTGTGTCTGCGGAGAAAGCCTGTTTGATGTTACCGGCTTTAACGGACAGCGAGATGGGACCAGTGCTCAG TCTCCTGGCCAGGGCGACGCGCTTGAAGACAAGAGCCCAGGAAGCCCTGAGTGAGGTCTACCACCCACCCACCATCAATGAGTGGCTGGAACTCTGCATCATGCCACTCATCAAACACCTGGAGAGGAGACTAGCAGAAACAAAGGAGCAGAACCAGTGA